The nucleotide window AAATCAAAATCCTTGTTAGATGAATACAAACAGATATTTGGTTCTCCTTTTGCAGCAATTGGGAATAGTATAGACAAACTAGAAACTAAACAAACAGAACTCACCACCAAATATGGCCACGAACTTTCTGCACAAAAAAATAAGGAAGAGGCTGCCTCACAAGGAAGCGAAACCATTCGCGCTGGAATCGATACCAAAGCTCTCAAAATGGAACTTTTGAACTCAGCAAGCCAAATTCTAAACTACTCACAAGTAGATCCTGAATCGGTAAAAGAGTTTTCCACCCTTATGGTAAAACTTAAATCCTTTAAAAACCCTTTGGATCCAGAACCAGATAACCGCAAAATTAGAAGGACCATCGCAAAAACCTATTGGGAAGTGTATAAAAAATCTTTCTCAAAATGGTTACAGTCGGGAAAACAAGCACCAAAGGCCGTAGAACTCATGTTACGTTATGGATACTTCGACGAAAGCCTTCTCGACGAAGGTCATATTGTAGAACTAGTGGGCCGATTGTACCAAGGTGGAGGGAATCCCAGCGCTCCCATCCATTACGGAACAGATTGGCTCGAAAAAATCTACTCACGTGAAGTCCCCACTTCCGTGGACGAATTGGGACAAACATTCTTTGAAAAACTCAAAATGGATCTTAAAGATTCTGGAATTAAGTCGGAAAAAGACATTCCACCTGATTACGATACGGGAGAGGCTAGGCTCGGATCAGAAATCTCCTCTATGTATGAACCTAACGTCCGCTTGACGTCTGGTAACATTGCAAGCCACTTCCCTATTTTAACAAAATACCATATTACAATCCCATTGGAAAAATGTTTTGTTTCCAAAGAAGACGTAGAAAAAGCTCTCCAGTATATCTTAAGTGTGGATTACACTGCCTTCAACCGAGAAGTCATTTACCGCAATGAAGAGATTGGAATCAAAAGCGAATTTGTCCAAAGATCTATCATCCCAGACTTCATTCTTGTGCCATCTATCGGACCTAAAATCATGATGTGGCAAGACCTTTCCATCTTCCGTGGTGCTGGGTCAAAAGAATCTAGAGGTAGGATTTGTATCCCACACTTTGTGACGGGCGACTTAAAAACCTTTATGTTGGAAGCCATAGCCGCTTTCCGTTGGGAACTTTGTAAAAATACACTTGGTCCGGATTGGAACAACGTCGGAATCCCATCCATTACAGCAGATTACACGGATTATGTGCAGTTCTTTAAAAAGAGTAAAGACCTTTCGCCTGAACTCAAAGAGAAGATTTCCTCCGAGTTCAAACGGTTCCGCACAGATCGCGACAAATTTGCTTATGACTACTCTATGTGGATTCGCTATGAAGCGGAAGGTGTACAAAGGGTCAACCGCGTGGTTCGTTCTATCTTCTATCGTCACATCCCATTCCATAAAAACATTAGAGAAAAGGTAAGTTCACAACCGGCTTATTCAGAGCTTCACAACCGATTCAAAAACGTTCGTACACGCCAACACAAAGAATTCGAAAACAAATACAAAAAGTATATGGACGCTAGTGGAAACCTACCCAAAGAACTTTATGAGAATTTAACTTTTTACGAAGTTTAATTCTTGCCAACTTCCATAGATGCAACATAATTGCATCTATGGAATCCATTCAAAAAGTCGATGTTGCCGTCATTGGGGGAAGTTTCGCAGGACTCTCTGCCGCTTTGTCTTTAGTTCGTTCCTTGCGAAACGTCCTAGTCGTTGATTCGGAAAAACCTTGCAACGCAAACACTCCCGCCTCGCATAACTTCATCACACATGATGGAAAACCTCCTTTCGAGATTCGTGCTTTGGCACTCAATGATCTCAAACACTATCCCAACTTCCAACTTAAGATTGGCGAAGTTTCATCGATCGAAAAAATAGAGGGTAGGTTTTTACTCCGAGGAAATGGATTTACGGAGGTCCAATCCGATAAAATTATTTTTGCCACGGGCCTCAGAGATATCCTTCCTGAGATTCCAGGATTTCTTCCCTCTTGGGGTAAATCTGTCATCCACTGCCCCTATTGCCATGGATATGAAAACATAGGGAATACAACTGGACTTTGGATGAATGAAGATGGAGTATTCGAACATTCTAAATTTCTAAAACTCTGGTCAAAGGAATTGACCGTGTATACAAATGGACCCATCCAATTTTCCAAAGAAGAAAAATCCAAATTAGACAACGAAGGAATTCAAGTGGTTACTGAAGTTGTAAAATCGCTCATCCACAAAGAGGGACAAATTTCTGCCATCCAGCTGGGTTCTGGAAAAGAAATTCCCATCCAAGCACTCTATACAAGACTCCCCATGGTCCAAAATTCCAATCTACCAGAACAACTGGGTTGTAAACTTCTTCCTAGCGGGCATATCGAAGTAACGAACTTTTATGAAACGAGTGTTCCAGGAGTCTGCGCTGTTGGGGATATGGCTTCTATGTTTCGGTCCGTGGCACATGCCGTCCACTCAGGAAATATTGCCGGAGCTATGCTCAACCGATCTATGATCCTAGCTTAACTAAACTTCTTCTACAAAGTAAGGTCTTGTGTATTCCCTGACAATCTCGACTACAAAACGTCCCCAGGATTTTGGGTCTTCTTGGGAGATGTTGACCTGTTTGATTTTTGGGAAATAAGCAGTAGGTTTGAAAACAGTATGAGTTAGTTCCAAAGCTCGGAGGTAATTGTCCAATCGTTTTACTTTTACAAAATTGATGATTTCGTTTTGGATTTTTTCTTTTGGCAAATAACCTACGATGATCATTCGGGGAAAAAGGTTTTTTTTGAGGAGAACGATGAAGTCTTCGAAACTATCCACTCGGTCGATAAATCCTTCGTAAGCTCCACCCCCCAAGTTCATGATCTGGGTGACAATGTCCATGGAAAAGGAAACCCCTTCCATGGTGGACATATCGGAAATGATGACAAGCCCCTCGTCTGGTTGGAAAACTTTAAACATATCGACACCCTTAAAGTGGCGACGAAGAAGTTTTGCAGCAGACACGTCGATTTCTTGGGCTTTGGCAAGGAGAACCTTGCCTTGAGGGTCGAGAATGGGATCACGTGTGATGAGATACCGTTTTTTCACGGCATTTTGGTTCATGACTCGAAAGGCCTTTACTTTTTCCTCGATTTCATCCAAGGTTGAGTAACCAATCTTAAGTACATTTTCCCGTTTGCGTTTCCCGATGTCTGTTTCTTCCATGAAAGCTTGGTGCCTAAATCTTTGTATTGCTTATCCTATGGTAATTCTACCAATGTATAGCATATTTTTGTCTAAGGAATAGAATGAGGTTTAATTTTTCCCTATTTCCCCTAGTCCTACTCGTAATTGGTTGTTCTACGGTAGATTTTATCCCAGAACCTGACTACAGGCCAAATGATTCCCGTTATAAGGTGAAATCCTGGGAAGAAGTAGAAATCCTCCGCGAACGACCCAAACGCCTATTCAAAATCGTTGGTGAAGTTGTCGTTCGAAATACAGAAGATCTTATTTGGGATGATTATGAACCGCGAGTCAAAAAGGATATGTTTCGCAGAAAGATAGACGGTGTTTGGATGACGGAAAAAAATCAAAATACAGTCGATTCGGTTACTGTGGAAACGATGGACCAAAAAGGTCGTTCAACAAACTCTTACTTACAAAAATCAAACCTTCCTTTTTGGAAGGGTTATGCGTATAGGTACAAATAAAAATTGTATGGCTAGAATCTTTGACTCTGAAATTTATATATCGCCAACAGATGAGTGGATCTTTCGAGAAAACAAAATTGATAAAGAAGAAATTTTACAATACTTCCGTAACAACCTTCATGGTAACGAAAAAGGGGTTTATATAGAAAATAAATTTGGAGACTTAAGCGAACATGGATACATTCGTATCGATGGATTTCCTTGCCATGTCCTCCATGTAGAACTCACTGAGAAAGGAATCCTATTCCATACCGATGACGGAAGGAGTTATCCTTTTGGTGAATTTGAAATTTATGAAACAAGTGACGGTGGACTACTCGGTCTACGGGCTTTAGAAGAAAGAATCAAATACCGATTCACTTGGAATGCTGCTAGAGAACTTTCGGATCATTTAGAGGAAGAAGGTGGTATCACCTATTTGAAATGGAATGATGTAAAAATGGAAGTTCCTATGTATACGGGAGAGATTTTAGTTTCTCTCCCGACAGACTATTCTTAATTCGAAGGAGCTTCTTCGTCAGATTTTAGTTCCCGCCAAAGGTCATTGGCTTCTGAAAAATCTTTCTTTAGAGTTAGAGCTTTGTGGAGGTATTGTAAGGATCTTTCTGGGCGATTCCACAACTTATACAAAGTTGCGAGGTTAAAATAAGAAATATGTGGGGCATCATTCCGTTCACAACGAATGGATTTTTTAAGCCAATACACAGCTTCTTTATCGTTTCCCATACGCAACAAAAGGACTCCTATTTCATTACAAGGATTGCCGTATTCATGATTTAGGCTCACCGCTTTGTAATAAGAAGTGAGTGCATCACTCCATTGGCCCAGGGCATTTTGCACGAGGCCCAGATAAAAGTAGGCTTCTTCGGATTCTTCCAATTCTAAACTGGAACGAAGTTGGAACTCGGCTCGGTCTAAATCACCGAACTTAAAATGGTCTTTTGCTAAATCTAAGGAAAGTTGGAAAGAACTGGAAGACAATGAGATCCTCGCCTTTTTTCTTTCATTTTCGGATGTCTTAAAAAATCTCCGTAAAACTTTTTATTTTTTCAAAGACAAAATCAGTTCTTCCGCAATTTGCGAAGCGGTCAGTCGGTAATGGTCCAAAATCTGATTCCTTTCCCCGTGGTGGATGGGTTCTGGTGGCAAAGCGAAGGTTTTTAAGAACTTACCCAAAAGACTTGCTGGAATTTCATTCAAAAGAAATCCGGAAGCACCCGCATGGATGTAACTTTCATCCAAAATCACAAACCGTTTGTTCTTTTGGATCTGTCCATGGACAAGTTCTGTATCATAAGGACGTAACCAAAAAAGATCCACAACAGAAACGCTGATCCCTTGTTGTTTAAGAATCCCCGCTACCGAGTTTGCGATCGGCAACATAAATCCAACAGAAAGAACCAGTAAATCCTCTCCTTCAGTCACAAGCCGTCCTTTTCCCTTGGTTACCGAAAACGGGGATTCAAACTTTAACTCGTGTAAGTTGCCACTATCTTTTGGAAAACGGATCGCAATTGGATGATCCGTA belongs to Leptospira wolbachii serovar Codice str. CDC and includes:
- a CDS encoding cyclic nucleotide-binding domain-containing protein, whose amino-acid sequence is MPLDTSKNNQKIPVNPGEVLFIGGKASTSMNILHEGSVRVETTLGDTSIVLYSLEGANLTPGIFALLEGTPYPYTIRAKTSCVVSTYVMNQANAKKTLTSKVSVGVMAVRTLLKEIGELYKRVLSIKGLASKFQQTMDNLGAVYYILNPSIFSDVSPGALITRDENIIDPVMKLIRNNLAGFQEHGGMLPDKPTINFLEEDHGEFFERNYSEAVEWNDAEFHFIRKILSVNPKISQALFEADPTLLQSAAESYVKTYRELFELLSKETYELSEMMNTMFVGENALIEKFNLTLDLFNTGYSTIPSTVLLPTTEWALKKSKSLLDEYKQIFGSPFAAIGNSIDKLETKQTELTTKYGHELSAQKNKEEAASQGSETIRAGIDTKALKMELLNSASQILNYSQVDPESVKEFSTLMVKLKSFKNPLDPEPDNRKIRRTIAKTYWEVYKKSFSKWLQSGKQAPKAVELMLRYGYFDESLLDEGHIVELVGRLYQGGGNPSAPIHYGTDWLEKIYSREVPTSVDELGQTFFEKLKMDLKDSGIKSEKDIPPDYDTGEARLGSEISSMYEPNVRLTSGNIASHFPILTKYHITIPLEKCFVSKEDVEKALQYILSVDYTAFNREVIYRNEEIGIKSEFVQRSIIPDFILVPSIGPKIMMWQDLSIFRGAGSKESRGRICIPHFVTGDLKTFMLEAIAAFRWELCKNTLGPDWNNVGIPSITADYTDYVQFFKKSKDLSPELKEKISSEFKRFRTDRDKFAYDYSMWIRYEAEGVQRVNRVVRSIFYRHIPFHKNIREKVSSQPAYSELHNRFKNVRTRQHKEFENKYKKYMDASGNLPKELYENLTFYEV
- a CDS encoding NAD(P)/FAD-dependent oxidoreductase — encoded protein: MESIQKVDVAVIGGSFAGLSAALSLVRSLRNVLVVDSEKPCNANTPASHNFITHDGKPPFEIRALALNDLKHYPNFQLKIGEVSSIEKIEGRFLLRGNGFTEVQSDKIIFATGLRDILPEIPGFLPSWGKSVIHCPYCHGYENIGNTTGLWMNEDGVFEHSKFLKLWSKELTVYTNGPIQFSKEEKSKLDNEGIQVVTEVVKSLIHKEGQISAIQLGSGKEIPIQALYTRLPMVQNSNLPEQLGCKLLPSGHIEVTNFYETSVPGVCAVGDMASMFRSVAHAVHSGNIAGAMLNRSMILA
- a CDS encoding tetratricopeptide repeat protein, whose product is MSSSSFQLSLDLAKDHFKFGDLDRAEFQLRSSLELEESEEAYFYLGLVQNALGQWSDALTSYYKAVSLNHEYGNPCNEIGVLLLRMGNDKEAVYWLKKSIRCERNDAPHISYFNLATLYKLWNRPERSLQYLHKALTLKKDFSEANDLWRELKSDEEAPSN